One window of the Saccopteryx bilineata isolate mSacBil1 chromosome 2, mSacBil1_pri_phased_curated, whole genome shotgun sequence genome contains the following:
- the LOC136323026 gene encoding ATP synthase subunit epsilon, mitochondrial-like has translation MVAYWQQAGLSYIRYSQICAKAVRDARKTEFKVAAEKTSGSSIKIVNMKKE, from the coding sequence ATGGTGGCCTACTGGCAACAGGCTGGACTCAGCTACATTCGGTACTCCCAGATCTGTGCAAAAGCAGTGCGGGATGCACGGAAAACGGAATTCAAAGTAGCCGCGGAGAAAACTTCCGGGAGCAGCATAAAAATTGTGAACATGAAGAAGGAATAA